The following proteins are encoded in a genomic region of Nicotiana sylvestris chromosome 4, ASM39365v2, whole genome shotgun sequence:
- the LOC104233560 gene encoding glycine-rich cell wall structural protein 2-like translates to MSRSRSSNSSRRSSGSGSGGGSGGGGGGGGDGSNGGDGGSDSSGDSGSSGSSSSGGGSGGGSSSSDSNSSSDISGSSSSGSRSSSGNDGGSGSGDSSDSGSSGSSSSDNTGSSGSSGSGGGNSGGSGSGSSGDSSGSSGIGSSSGSSGRSDSGGSGSSGGSDRSGSSGSSGGHSGMVGSESILGRGILTGIGGRVIFSTKGNVGKDGKLGVVLGSVGKDAKLGNGGNVAAVGKLGILGNWGIVG, encoded by the exons atgAGTAGGAGTAGGAGTAGCAATAGTAGTAGGAGGAGTAGTGGTAGTGGCagtggtggtggtagtggtggtggtggtggtggtggtggtgatgGTAGTAATGGTGGTGATGGTGGTAGTGATAGTAGTGGTgatagtggtagtagtggtagtagtagtagtggtggtggtagtggtggtggtagtagtagtagtgataGTAATAGTAGTAGTGATattagtggtagtagtagtagtggtagtcgTAGTAGTAGTGGTAATgatggtggtagtggtagtggtgatAGTAGTgatagtggtagtagtggtagtagtagtagtgataatactggtagtagtggtagtagtggtagtggtggtggtaatagtggtggtagtggtagtggtagtagtggtgatAGTAGTGGCAGTAGTGGTattggtagtagtagtggtagtagtggtcgTAGTgatagtggtggtagtggtagtagtggtggtagtgatcgtagtggtagtagtggtagtagtggtggtcatagtg GAATGGTAGGAAGTGAAAGCATTTTGGGAAGAGGAATATTGACAGGCATTGGTGGTAGAGTCATCTTTAGTACAAAGGGCAATGTAGGCAAAGATGGTAAATTAGGTGTAGTTTTAGGAAGTGTTGGCAAGGATGCAAAACTTGGGAATGGCGGCAATGTGGCTGCTGTTGGAAAGTTGGGAATCTTAGGCAACTGGGGCATTGTTGGCTGA
- the LOC104233519 gene encoding protein CHROMOSOME TRANSMISSION FIDELITY 7 produces MQSKISSFFKPSSSTADPSQCCSDMFDYGRLQPEIVVTYQRRPQNSFGEIDGASTDEASKEIDLEKFVPDLGVAKSGKVLNKKRKYAQFYLELGQSDFLLHTCTVCGFKYARGDEGDEKFHKTFHKNYTHGIPFKGWRNERVLQIPPLEIGRIILVLDDDPPLQRNKVQEVVKMMEMELGDGWIYHQLCKVYLFISSQRISGCLVTEPIKKAYKILSKSESSRCKVSPEKEVRRTSTTLQFGGVSFQREIVRINQSTKSHEESDSGVILCEKEAVSALCGIRAIWVSPSNRRKHIASYLLDAARGTFCKNLVLKRSELAYSQPTSVGRAFISSYTSSDSFFVYTTSDL; encoded by the exons ATGCAATCGAAAATTAGCAGCTTCTTCAAGCCCTCTTCTTCTACTGCAGACCCATCCCAATGTTGCAGTGATATGTTTGATTATGGGAGGTTACAGCCAGAAATTGTTGTTACTTACCAGCGCAGACCTCAAAATTCATTTGG TGAAATCGATGGTGCATCAACTGATGAAGCATCCAAGGAAATAGACTTGGAGAAATTTGTGCCAGACCTGGGGGTGGCAAAGTCTGGGAAAGTTTTGAATAAGAAGAGAAAGTACGCCCAATTTTATTTGGAACTGGGCCAGTCTGATTTTTTATTGCATACTTGTACCGTCTGTGGCTTCAAGTATGCCAGAGGAGATGAAGGGGATGAAAAGTTTCATAAGACATTTCACAAGAATTATACGCATGGTATTCCATTTAAG GGTTGGCGGAATGAAAGAGTTCTTCAAATTCCTCCACTTGAAATTGGCCGAATTATTTTGGTGCTGGACGATGACCCTCCTCTTCAGAGAAACAAG GTACAGGAAGTTGTGAAGATGATGGAGATGGAACTTGGAGATGGGTGGATATATCATCAGCTATGCAAG GTTTATCTGTTTATATCTTCTCAAAGAATATCTGGATGTCTGGTAACAGAGCCCATAAAGAAGGCGTATAAGATTCTCTCAAAATCAGAAAGCAGCAGGTGTAAGGTTTCACCTGAGAAGGAAGTAAGACGGACTTCAACCACACTCCAATTTGGGGGAGTGAGTTTCCAAAGGGAAATTGTAAGAATAAATCAATCAACCAAAAGCCATGAAGAGTCTGATAGTGGAGTAATCTTGTGTGAGAAGGAAGCTGTATCTGCTTTATGTGGCATTAGAGCCATTTGGGTCAGTCCCTCCAACAGAAGAAAACATATTGCCAGCTATTTGCTGGATGCTGCTAG GGGAACCTTTTGCAAGAATTTAGTTCTTAAACGCTCAGAGTTGGCCTATTCTCAGCCAACCTCAGTTGGAAGGGCCTTCATATCCAGTTATACAAGCAGTGACTCTTTCTTTGTTTATACAACTTCTGATCTGTAG